The Calypte anna isolate BGI_N300 chromosome 11, bCalAnn1_v1.p, whole genome shotgun sequence DNA window GGGATCTGGAGCAGGAAtggaagcaaaaaggaaaaccagagcaTATTTCCAACAGTGGAGAGATGATTTTGTAATACTGCTAACCACTAGGAATAAAGCAAAATGAGCTGGCAGCACCCTCTGATCCCTGCAGCCTTGGaattagaggaggaggaagatggggTTTGTTGACACATGAAATACAAAAGGGGAAAGGGTATTTTGACACCCAGGTCTTGTTTAACCACCACAGAGATACAGAGGCTtccagagaaacagcaaaggaTGCTTCTTGCCCTCCCTGAGCAGCAAACTAAAAACCAGACCCAAACCACATCATTAGGCTCCATCCTCTTCCCAAGAAGAAGGGCAGAAAACCCACGAGGCTGATGAAGGAAAAGCTCCCCAGCCTGTCAGGTCtagagctgcagcccaggatgttCTCCACTGATCTGAAGAGTCTTTGCAAAGGTCTTTAGCATCTTCTTACggacaggaggaagcagcaccCAGGTCTGGCAGAGACACCTGGCAAAGCTGAGGGTGCTACATGTGCTGAGCAGGAGAGGTCCTCTGGGACACCAACCTCAGCCCTCCAGTCCAGCCTTTCCCGATGGGATGAGGCTGATGGTTTGGGAGagcttttcccttcccaggACAGGGTGTTCTCTGGGATGAAACTGGTTCTTGGTGACAACACAGTCCCCTAAGCAAAGCTCCAGTGAGCCCCGGGGTGGTGGCAGGGCTCCAGCTgatctgcaggcagagctgagccagtcttccctcctgcagcccagcccatGGCTCCCTCACCCATAATCTTCACAGCCAGGCagatggcattttaaaattaatctttttttttttttttttcttggcttggGTAGGCATATTTTTCACTCTTTCCAATCCCATCTCCTCGTTTCAGTCCCACCAGCATCACCAGGGCAGTGCAGTCCCTTCTAGTATGGAAAATACCACGGCAGCAACCTCGCCCGGCCCctgaaacaagaacaaaacctgTCCTGGGGCTCAGGGGCATTGCTCAGGTGCCACCCCcctgaggaaagaaataaaaccagcagctccctccatccctccaggaGCCAGAACTcacccctctgccccagcacaaCCCATATCCAGGCACAGCTCTGGGACTGGTCAGACTGGGAGTGTGATGCCCACTCCCCAGatccctgcagggatggagggggggggtgaCAGCAGTGACTTTTCTCCATCCTCCCATCCCCACCAGGGTGGGAGCTGCAAAGCCAAGGAGCTGAGCACAGGTGGAGCAAGGAGCAGCTACCCCCATCCTACAGACCCCCTGCTCCAGAACCAGCTTGACCCAAACCCTTAAGGAACcaccctccccctgccctgctgctcacctGTACGCCCTCCCTCGCAGCCTCAGGTGTTGGCCACCATAGTAGCCCCCCCGCTGGCCCAGCCCCCCCCGGGTCTGGAAGCGGCCCCGGTAGCCCCCACGGTCGGTGGTGCTGATGCCTGGCATGTTGGTTCTCTTGGGCAGCACCTGGAAGGCAGGGGGGTGCTCAGGTGGTGGTGCCAGCACCAGGGTTAGGCAGAGCCCCACAGCTGgtgggagggggcagggggggctggggccACCCCAGGGCCTCACCCCCCCTCTTACCTTGATGACCCTGCCCCTGAACACGCTCTCATCCAGCTCCACCGCAGCCTTCACTGAGCTCTTCTCTTCAAACTCGATGTAGGCATagctggaggggacagggggtgagggacagggacaccctgctgctccctgagggccccccccagctccccagcccagcactgaccCTTTGGGGTGCCCCGAGAACTTGTCACAGAGGATGGTCACCCGGTTGATCTGCCCACAGGTGTTGAAGTGAgactccagctcctctgctgtgcCCCCGTAATCCACCTGCAATGACACCCCCAGACACCCCCCCTGCATCTCCACACCCTCAGGGGAGGCCCCAGTCACACCTTGCAGCCACAGTCTCGCCACCTCCTGAGCTTCAGCAGAGCCTCCCAGCTGAAGACTCCAGCCTGGAAACCCAAGTCCcagagccagccctgccctgctctcagGGTCCCAGGAGGGTATTTTGGGGAGCTGACACTTGgcacagaggggctgaggaTTGCAGGCAGATGCTGAGCCACATTCCCAgtctgggctgggctgaggaaAAGCATTTGGGATGGGACCTCCTGAGGGGGTGGGTTCCCAGCAGGGATCTCAGACACACATCCAGATGGGAGAGGGGGGCTCTGCCCCAGGGTCTCCCACTCACATTGCCCACGTAGATGGACCTCTGGTCAACCTCCATCTTCTCCTCAGTTGTCTTTAGGAAGAGACCTGCAGagacacagagctgtgctgcaggcagcagcaggagcactgCCAGAGGGACACCTGGCCAtgcagctctgccctcagcAGGGCCACCACCAAGGGGACACACTGCAGAGCTCCCTGGGTCCCCTGCCACTCAAAAATCCCCacacagctgcctcctcctcctcctccatccccttgTGCCCTTCTTCACCAAAACACCCCAACCCTCCCTGGCTGGTTGCTCTACTGGGCTGTTGTGCTAAACTCAATTAACTGAGTTGAacctaatttaatttaatgtactGCACCTGGGCCTGCAAAGATAGGAGGTAAGAGCAGGCAGAACCTGCACTACCATCCCACTATCCCTCACCCACCTTACCTGTCCAGTCCCAGGCTGCCAGAAGGCAGAACCACACCTGCTCTGGACTCAGCTTTCACTCTGTGCCCAACAAGTGTCCCTGGGGGGACAGCAGCCCACAGGGAGGGACAGCAGTCCACAGGGAGGCACAGCAGTCCACAGGGAGGCACAGCAGCCCACAGGGAGGCACAGCAGCCCACAGGGAGGCACAGCAGCCCACAGGGAGGCACAGCAGCCCACAGGGAGGCACAGCCCATACCTGGCTCTGAGCTCATAATGAGGTGGCTctcagcttccagctgcagctccttcagcctctcatactccttctccatctctctcaCCCTGGCTGTGAtggcctccagctcctgaaacACAAACCAAGACTTGGGTGGGGAGCACACCCAGCAGGGATTTTAACACCAGGGGCCccaggattatttttattcttaatttttggAAGAGAGGGGTAAGAAAACTTTCCCATTTCTTCAAGGGAAAGGGGGAGACTGATTCCACACTCAGCCAGGCACTCACTGGGTCTGGCACAGTCAGCTCCAACTCACTGTCTCCCTCCAGATGCCTCAGCTCTGAGCTGCCAGCCACAgtcttctgcagagctgccacctTTGCCATGTCCCAGGACGCCTCCACTGCTGCCAGGGAGGGCCGGTCCTGCCACCAGATCCCTGAAGTGTCCAGGAAGAGAGGACTGGGCAGGAAGAGGAGCAAAAATCCATTTACCACACAAACAAATAAGCCATTTAACAGAAGAGCTACAGCAGAAGCCCAGGCGGGCACAGGGTGGTCCCAGCAGAAGGAGCAAACACCAACACACTTTGCTTTGGGTACTGCTGGCAGCAAGAGCCCAGGAGTGAGGGGCGAgggctctgctcttccctgagCCACTTCCCAGCTACAGAGGGGACCTGCGGGCAGCTTCCCCTGGGCGAAACGAAAACCAAACGAGGGGCCGGCACCACCGGGaggccagggcaggaggaggcagagcccgCCCACCCAAAGGGCAACCCACCACTTCCCAGCCCCCTGAGCTTTAGGTTGGAGCTCGGAGAGGAACAGACTCCCCTCCTCAGAAGCACGAAGCTGCCCACGTCCCCcactcctccagcccaggagcCCCAGCGCTGGCACCGAGCAGCCCCCGGTCCCACCTggctctgtccctgtccccggCCATGCTGCGCTCCTGTCCCCCGCCGAGCGCCGCCACGTGCGGATTTCCCGCCACCACGCGCGCCCCTCGCCCCTGGCGCGCCGCTTTCACAGATCAGCAGCCAATCAGAGCACGGCTCCCCCGGCAGGCCACGCCCCCTTGCCCGGGTttttggggaggtgggggggggtgtGAGGAAACCCCGGCCCGGCCATGACCGAGGTACCGCGGGTTCGAGACCCCGGGCCGGCAGCGCACACGCGTGAGAACACGGCGACAACACGCGTGGCCCGGGGACACTGGGATGTGTCTGGGGACACCCCCTGGCTCTCCTTTGGGGACACCCCCTGTTTCTCTTtgtctgtgcagagctgctgctccccacagggagaggaggggctgcagggagggaggtgcCTTTAGGGGACAAACATCACCGTCCCCCCTGCGGACACCCCACTTCAGAGACCCCTCCTAAGGGCTATAACAACCCCCCCGCGAGGGGTAGGGACACGGGGTGCAGGGTGCTGAGGGGGTAAGGGGTGAGGGCACCCAGCACAAAGCCAAGCTGCGGAGCCTCGGGTTGATATTAAATTGTCTTTATTACACAGATACAGAGTTAAGAACAGACATAACCTGAATCATAAAGTTTACATCTTTCACAGGTCAAACATACAGTACACGTAGAGAAAGCGGGGAACAGCgaggggaggggacacagcatGCCGAAGGAAAGTCCTACCACACCATCTCTCTGGGCTGGCCCCAAACCCCCCCAGTGGGACAGGGCACcctgccactgccaccacccCGCCCCAACGGGGGGTCCTTGAATCcagcaaaccccccccccacGGGGACCCCTCTGTGTCCATGTCCCCGGGGGTGGCAGGGTGACACGGGCAGGGCTCCGGGGGGACGGTGCCACGACACCTCCCTCCCGTGGCTGTGGGGTTTGGTGGCATCAGAGGAGCCCCCCGGGTGCTGCCACTGAGGTGGGGAGACCCCAACACAGTGCCTGGGACCCGAGGACAAAATAGTGGCTTCCCCCTGACCTGAAACCCACCAGGGTGCAGGGGGCACCCCGGGGAGAAGGGGGGACCCCAGCACACCCCGGagtgaggaggatgaggagggggcATGGGGGGCTTCAGCAGTGATGGAGCAAAGCCCAGGCAGGGGTGGGACCCTGGGTAGCCACGCCGGGATGTGGCACTTTGGTTTCAGCTGGGATTTCGGgtcaggagcaggaggagggagctggagagacCCTCacccagcagggacagggcCCCAGTGCCATGTTGGGTACCTGAGCAgagccacctcctgccacctcctccagctTGGTGTCACACCCAGCATCCCGGGACCAGGACCTCAGGCAGGTTGTCCCCATGCCACCAACACCATCCTCCAGCCAGGACATCGGGGAGAAAACAGCCACAGAGACCTGATTAAGGACCCAGCCAAACTCAGCATCCCCTGTCCCTCAGCTGCCTGGCAGCCACCAGGGTGTCCCTGACCCCTGGTCAGGCTGTGCTGGCACCAGGTGGCTCAGCCATCATCTCCCAGATGCCAAAAAGCCACCAAAGGACACGGCACAGGTGACACATCCTGGATGCCCCAACACCACTGGGGagcaaaaaccccacagaagcACCCACAGCTCCGGCCAGTGCCTTCCTGGCCACCACTGTCCCCTCTGGCCACCACTGTCCCCTCTGGCCCCATGGCCACACTGCCACCATCCTTCCTGCGtcacaaattctttttttttttccttttttttttttttttttttttttaaatattacacTTTAAAGCTGTCGTTCTGGTTTGGACATCTGCAAGCACCAcccatcccctcccaccctccctcaGCTTTTGGTTTCAATCTAAGGTTCTGTAGGGTGTTTTTATTAGAatttaaacaagaaattaaaaaaaaaaaaaacacaaaaaaaccaaccaaacaaaaacccaaccaaaacaaaccaagcagaaccaaaaccaaacccccccaaaaaaatcccacatggGAGTGGAAAGGAGAGCAGGCTTTTGCCTGGGGGTTTCCTGGTGAGGTGGAGGTAGAGAGGCAGAGCCCCTgcatggagcagggatggggacatggAGGGACACATGGGGGACACAGAGGGTGGGAAGGACAAGGATGGGATGGACAGCCAGGAGAGCAGGCAGCCCCGCAGGGGGTGCAGCTGCAATACTCATATATTACCTCTTCTCAGGAAACGTAAGAAAAATAGACAATATTACATATGTCACACCATAAATAAAGTCAACAGACACTCGAAGGGCACCTGGCAAAGCTCCCGGCCTCGGGGTGCTCAGAACTCCCCCTGGGGGGGAGGAACCGAGGTTTTGGGGGGCACAGAAAAACCCCCTGGGGGGATGCACCAAGATCTTTGGGTGTAAAGAAACCCTCCCAGGGGATACACCAAGGCCTCAGGGTACATGAAAACCACCTGGGGAGAGACACTGAGGCCCCGGTGTGCACAAAAACCTCCTGGGGAGGATACCCTGAGGTCTTGGGGTGCACAGAACCCCCCTGGAAGGAAGTGCCAGGGTCTCAGGGTGCTCCCTTGGGGAGCTGCGCTGAGATCCCGGGGTGCACAACAACCTTGGGGTGCACAGAAACCCCCCAGGGGGATGCACCAAGGTCTGGGGGTGCACAGAACTCTCCTGGGGGctgcccttccctcctcttcctcccctacagaaaacacacaggatgggtttggttttgttttgttttgttttgttgcaaaGGTGGAAAAACAAATCTACATCTCCTGTGGAGCACAGGACTTGGGCCAGCCTggctcccccttccccagcctccagCAGGGTCTCATCCTCATTTTATTTGGCAAATGTCTCTTATTATTATCACTATCATcgtcatcattattattaattcTCATTAATCTGGGGGGACCTCTACAGACATATTTACATTCACATTAGTGTACAGCACTCCTGCCCCACGGGGGGCTTCCCTCCTCTGGGAGCCGGGGGGGTTTCTGTATTGCACTCCCGTCCTCTGCACTTTGTACAACAACAATGCCAGAAATACAAAATCACCGACATGgtccagtttttcctttttttttcctttttttttttcttttttttcccttaaaaaaaaaaaaatccttgcaaaaaaaaaagaatgcgACGCaggagggaggggtgggagcagcccaagagccaggggctgggggagggtgTGTCAAGCCGTGATGCTTCAAGGAAGGGAGAAACCCAAAATCTgtcttttaatctctttttttgtttgttttgtttttttgttttaaattctctGTTTCCAGGGGGTGGTGAGCAGAGGTAGAGATGTGCCAGCTCTGGCTGTGCCCACACGGGTGGTTCTCAGCCAccatctcccctccccagcc harbors:
- the PABPN1L gene encoding embryonic polyadenylate-binding protein 2, which codes for MAGDRDRASPLFLDTSGIWWQDRPSLAAVEASWDMAKVAALQKTVAGSSELRHLEGDSELELTVPDPELEAITARVREMEKEYERLKELQLEAESHLIMSSEPGLFLKTTEEKMEVDQRSIYVGNVDYGGTAEELESHFNTCGQINRVTILCDKFSGHPKGYAYIEFEEKSSVKAAVELDESVFRGRVIKVLPKRTNMPGISTTDRGGYRGRFQTRGGLGQRGGYYGGQHLRLRGRAYRGRARLLPWYFPY